GCTATTATATGCTACCTGCCCAATGCAGATTGGTGGCCGGCATAGAGAGGAGAAGTTTGGTGTCTCGTTACAGATGTCTCATTAGCCTTCTTCAGGAGTTAAttcatttcttgtttgtttttaatatgtcTAACATACAGGAAGAAAATCCAAAAATGAATGGGTACAGTACTTTGTAACAAAGTATTTTACAGTAAACATGACTGTAATTTCCTAGAAATGCTCGTATCATTTATTGTGTCATGCTACAATGAGTAAAGTGAGAGTCTGTTATAGAGCCAGTAAGAGAAAGCagtgagacttttttttatggagaaaggcaacattttcttcatattgaAAGTTCCTGTTTTGATGACAGCAAGggtaataataaaaacaaaggaatgcAAAGAATAGGCATGGGCTTGCATTCCACATTTCTATAGCCTGTCCTCTGCCGGCGTTGATGTAATTCTTCTGGCAGTGAAACTTTCCATTGCAGTCAGTCAGCGTTCAGATGTGCTATTGATTAGTTGGTTTACTAAGGTCACTTAGGAATCACAACAAACCTCCTGAAACTTGGGAAAGGTAATAAATCAAAGGTATTTGATTTGTAGCGCGCCGTCATTTTTGGTGCCTTGCTTCCGTGGAAGACAGCAGTCAACATTTCCTAAGTGCTTGAGATGAGGAAGGTTATCATGGCAAAGCAGAGCACTTGTTTATAAACGGTGCAAGTAACATAAGCTTTTAATGGGTCCTCAAGGAGTCCAAGGCTCCAGAGGGCTTTGCCTTTCCCTCCATCTCCTGTCTGCTTCCCTCACCCTGaccccccacttttttttttcaagcttttggCCAATTTTCATCACATCTGTCATTTTGACAAATGAACTGTCAGCTCACTTCTAAGGTTCGTAAcaaactgtgtatttttttttagattaactTGTTTGCAAGAGACAGTGCAACAGGGAAGTCTTGTGCTTACACAGCAGCTTGATTTTCATGAAAAGTAGAGATGTGGTTAAAACTACCAATCTGTGTCTATTCTGCTAATTGGATATAAATGAGTCATGAGACAACAGGGTGATAGGCCCGTACTTGTTTCCTGGATGAATGCCTGTTGGTATACTGCTAACAAACCTGAACTAGCACTAGCACTGCGTGTGCAAGAGCATATAGGGAACAGAGCAAGTATCAATACTGAACGACGTTGAGATCCAAGGTAAAAATGTACCCTCAGTTCATTTAGGGCAGTAAAGACCTTTAAAGTACGCATTTCTGATGGCGTAAGAGGCATTAATATGCAGCCACGCCGGTGCTGCTGCTGCGTTCGATTCCGGCCAGGTGTGACGTTCCCCTGCGTTGCCACGTCCCGTGAATGCAGAGCCGCGTCTAGCCGACCGCCGCGCTGCCTCtcggggccccgcgcggctcccgctGCCCTGGCGAGCCTCCCTGCCACCCGCGTGCCCTTGGAGCGGCGCTGGCCgcgcgggcagcgggcggcTGGCAGTAACGGGACAGCGAGCCCGGAGCGGACAAGCAGAGCAGtcgcggcgcggggcgagccGGGCCGCCCGGCTGCAGGCAGCCCTCCGCCCGGTCCCACCCGGCCCGCCCGGGGACCACGGGCCGTCTCGCGCCCCGCGGCTGCTGAGCCAGCGTCTTCACAGACTCGGGAGTTTGCCTTTAAACCCCCTTACTGCAGAAAGGTTGCAATTAGCTGCATTTAAACGGTATCCTGGAAGACAGGCCCTTCTCACTACCCCGTTTCCTGAACCGCAGCTGGGAGATGCAGATCGATTGCTCATGATTTCTCGGTGCTGCTGTGACGTATCAGGCTGCACTGTGTGTATACCTGAAATTAGGAGAAGCAGCTGGGGAGTTTCTGCAGCGTGTATGCACAGACTGGCACTCACAGAGTATTTTTTGTgtaagcattttcaaaaatacagccAAATTGTGACAGGGCATCACTCCCCCACAACTCTCATTCCTTTACAAGAGGGGTAGGTAGATTGAAAAAGATCCAATTTTACCAGCTGAAATGCACTCTTTTGTATTTAGAAACCTGCGTTTGGGAATTGCACCCAACTGAGAGAGTCCATGAGAGCTTAATTTTTCAGTCTGAAGAAAAGCATATAAATACTACAAAGTAGTATGAGAGCGTTCTCTTGCACTCCAGCTCCTGAAGCGGTCTGAGAGGTATTTCTAGCAATTAGCTCTCCGTAAGCTCTCGGCACCAGGGATCACCGTATCTGCAGACTGGCCTCTGGTGAAACTGGAGCCTGGGAAGAATCCCTGAGCGGGGGAGCTGGAAGGTGAGCAGAGCCCGTGTAGCGGTTGTTTGTGGCGTTTCAAAACATCCTACCTTCTAATACAGAAAAGTCCCAAGAGCAGAGTCCATCAGGCAAAGCAAACACaaccaagcaaaacaaacacagtTACCAAAGCAAGCATTGACTTGCTGCATAGACAGCCTCCAgtttactggaaaagaaaataatgttaagtACGTGTTTACATTCTTTGAGTACTTGGGGACTGGCTTTTCTGTTCGGTTCCCTGGCTCTTGGTGTTTGGTGTGGcaacatttatttaaacataGGGGATAGAAGAGacttgtttatttgtttatttttaggtgttttctttttgtatgaCTTCTAAAGGGCTGGAGTTTATTGTGTGTGAAATGCAGGAAGAGTCTAAATGAACACCAGATGAGAGGAAATAGACTGAGGAAAATGAGGGCTATTTGCTACCAAAGGAAGTAATCATTGTACATATATTAAATTCCAATCTTTAACTGGGAGTGCGTATGGTTATGCAGCAAATCTGACTgtagaataaaaatggaagtagGTGGAGTCTTCCCAAATCTGGGCTTTAAAAGCGGTAAGTAGAGATTTTCGTGTACTGGCAGTTAATAAGCTGTAAGACACTAGGCGACTTGCACTGAATCAAGTGCTTTCCTTGGCTGGAGAGAATGTTCCTAAGCTCAATGGTTCCCCCAGGAACGGAAAGTTACTTTGTGGCGCTACGTAGAAGGGTAAATCAGAAGTTTGTGCATCTGCTATCTGTAGGTAACAGCTAGTATGATTTTATAATTACAATATAAATtccttaactttttttctgccacaTTCTCAGCTCATCCATCATTATAGAAGCTCGACTCGCCTTTACTTATTATTTACCTATAACTCAATGCTGAAACTGCTTCCTTAGGAGATGATGTCCATTTTCAGTGGAGATAGCAGCTACTTTATAATCTCCTTAATTGTCTTTTTAAGGTGAGTGCTTAAATCATTGCCGTATGGAAAGCAActgctctgtttcttcctttgtcCTTGCAAACTAACAACAGGGTCGATGCACATTTTCATTTGACCGGAGAGGCAGACTCACGAGTTGTTTTAGTGATAAGCTATTTACAGTGAGAGCAGATAGGAACTGATGGAAGGACTCTTAAAAAACGGTTTGAGGTGTGCATAATGCACGGACTTGGCTTACAAAGAGGCCTTAAATCAGCCACAAATTCCATGTCAGtccttcttttaaagaaaagagaaggtttTTTTCAGTCCTGCCAGCTGGTACACACCCTATTCAGTCCAGTTAATATAGATGAATTTTttgctcctttccctttttttttagcagtggAGAAATTGTAGCCTTAGGGCATGTTGCTTTGACAGATTGGGATTATATGGTTGAGGCTGACCTATacagtttccttttccttctccctcctggCAAGCAAGATAAAGCAAGTGTGATTGGAAGCGGCTAtcattattttgatatttatctGATAGAAGGCCACCAAAGTAGTGAAGAAGGACCTGTtacagattttccttttcctttgaggGACACTTGAAAGTTCAGTGAAGAACCtgtagaaatttttttaaaatgtgtttttagcTGCGTGGAAAGGAAGCAGTTAATCACAGCAGTGAATAGGGGCTTTCACAGCCAAGTAAGCAGTTCTTAGCAGATTTTAGAGACCAGTAGTGGGAAGTCAGAAGGGTGGATGAAATAGGAATGTAGGAGagaacagatgaaaatgaactgaaaagagaaaatagcatCATATTTAGAATCTGTCACTTTATCAGCATTACTTTGACTGGTAATtagcaaaagagaagggaatttGTCTTTTAGAGGAAGAAGGGTTTCATTTCCCCTTCATTAGTTGAGGAACCTACTTGACAAGGATTAGAGCAGAGTATTACTAAAGGGGGGCTTCAGACACTCACTTAGGTCTGCAAGAATGAGTTATTTTTAACCCAGATCTGCTCAGTGACAGCATTTGTAGTATAGCCCTGCAGCAAATTGTACTGGCAAGGCGAAGGATGCATCATGCTAGTAGTATGTGAGAATGGGAATGAGGGGTCCAGGGCGGGAATTCTGTAGGCCAGCAGTGCCACCGACTCCTCTGTATCGTGCGAATGTGCCTTAAGTGAACTGTTGTCACCTGATTCAGTCCATGTTATCGTAGGGACTTCACCTAACCATTGGAGGAGATCGTTCCTGCTCCAAAATATGTGAGGTTTGGACTTGCCAGAATAGACAAGGCGCAGGGACACACGAGGTGACTTCGACAGAAGAGATGCTTAAAGCTCAGGCTTCCTggattcattttcatttcacataCTACAACCACAAGACTGCCCTTCGTTTCTAatattgtgggttttttttctctgaatcttCAATTCTAAACCAGAGTTGCCTATCaaaaactttatttcattttgctctgtttaatAAATATGCTAGTGATTCTTTCCTCAGAGAAAATCATGTAGCTTGCACACAAAGCAGGGTATGCTTTGGGGACTTCTGGTGAATTTTCACCTTGGGACTGCCAGGGAGATAGTGCAAGGAGAGGCAGAGATGCAACTTTGGCTTGTGCTTTAATTTGTCCTCCCAGGAGTCACAGGCCCCCTAATGGGTATGTGGAAGGGGAGCTTGTAAGAGCAGTAATGCTGTTCTGCCCAGCTTcacatgggaagaaaaagaaaacagataatttACTAAATAAAGTAAATTTTCTTGCTTGAGCTTGTTAGCTCCAGGAAGGCCAGTGAGACTTGGCATTGCATGACCAAAATGGGGTTGTCTGGGCTTTTTATGAGGCAGCATTGAGTGGAACCATCTGGGTTAGGAGAAGACCACGCTTCTGAAATGAGCCCTTAGGAACACTTGAGTTAAGTAGCTGTCTGGGGCACCATGCTGAAAGGAAGGGCACTCACAGCTGCTGTATTTAATGGGTTTATTTTATCTCTGATGACAAAAGAGAACTTACTAGTCATGTGGTTCCTCATAAATATCGAGCTATTGCTGACAAGTGGCACTGCCTATGTTCTCAGCCACATGGATGCAAAGTTCCCCCAACTTTCTGACTCACTATGTTAGGAATGATGCTGCTAATGGATGCTGCTTTAGATAGATATCtaacttttatttgaaattaaatgtaatCCCAAGAGTTTTGAGATTGCagacttttcaaataaaactccAATTTAGATATCTTAAGGAGTATCTTAGGTGAATGCATCCATGGTTGTTACCTACTATCAAATTGGCATCTTTCTGGTTCCTGAGGCTCCGGAGTACCAAATGATGCACTGCTTACTTCCCCTCAAGCTGAGTGGTTCTCCACCTCTGAAAACAATATCCTTCTGGAGAGCTACATACAGTTTGGCAGCATAAATTTCAGTAATCAGTGGGGCATCTCTGCTCAGCAGTTTAAACTATTCATCTCAGTccctttctgtgtattttttaatttatgcgCTTTtggggcagcagagcctggTTCTGCTGCCAGTATGGCAGTTTCCAAAGACACATCTTGTTTCCATGTCAGGGTGCCAGCTCCCCTCTTTCGAGCGCTTTTCTATTATATAGAGCTGGAAAGTGCACATCAAATGCagtataattttttaaaatgtaatctaTTTTACCATGCTTTCCACCCACTAAGATGAATCTTAGAGAGAAATCACCTGTGGTAAAATATTTGCTGGTGCATCAcctcaaataaaataaacatttttatagtCCAGGTGTGAAGAAAGAGATTCTTGCTCTCAGCCTTGTTTCAATCCATGTCCTGTTGAAGCTGTGTCTGTTTCAATGAACCCTGGAAGCTTCACATACTATTTATTAATCAGATTTACTAATAGACTCCTGAAgtgcaaagagagagagagagagagagagaaaagatggaCTGGACTTAGGCTGACACCAGTGAGATTAGTACCAGCTCTGCCACAGACATCCCTTTGATTTTATGCacattatttaatatttctagtTCCCCTGTCtgtaaaatgcagatttcaattctttctttctctgtctgtgtctgtgtaGGCTACAAGACTGAATAAATTTGTGGTTTGAAggtgtttcaggaaaaaaatatataacctTTGGATTACATTGATCTAAATAAAATGACCACTATAGTTCACAGGTCCAAAAATGTTGGTAGTGTTTACCGTCAGCACCTGTCACTTAAACATCTGGTATTCGTCATTGCTTTCCTGTTCCTTCAACTGTCATATTTTATCTCCATCTGTTAGAAGTTTCTTAGGACTGTCTGTATAAATCATAGCTGCATCTCAGTCTGGGTAACTGAGTCATTATTACAGGCTGCAAtgtaaatgaaggaaaaagaggtAAATTTAAGGGAGgtgtttctttctctgctcccctccttcctcctctctcccttaCACAGACAATACACTAGCCAGAGTTACTAGACAGGCAGTAACTAGTGTGATACTCCTGCTATGGAGAGATTGAAAAGTTCCCCCAAATGGCAAATGTTTTTACCAGGCCTAGATACAAAGGCAGAAAGCAGGAGAGTTAGAGCCTGAAGTGACACCTCCTGCCAGTGATGGAGAGACCAAAACTTACTGCTTTGGAACAACCTTTCAGCAAATTAGTAGCAAATTGGGAAGCAGACATTCCTTAAAATCAGACTTCCTGGGCAatttactgaatttcttttcttttttttttcttttttttcttttttttctttttttttttttttttttacactcaGTTACTCTGGTCTTGTTGCAGTAATTTAAGTGACCactaggaaaaataatattgaagtTGTTAGGAAAATATAGGTGCATTAATTTTagccaaagcatttttttttatttgacttttttatttcctctaaaaAGTCTGTAGTACCCTCATAATGGCCATCACGTTTAGCTCCCTCAAGCCtccctggcagagcagcaaGCCATGGCAAAGATGaatttttaatgggaaaatgTTTCCACCGTCACCCCTAGATGAAGTACCTCGCGGAGCCTTTGTGCGTGTTACCCTACCAAAACAAGGTGCTCCTGTTCGTGTGCAAGGTCATGCAGCCCCATGAGCTTGCAGCACATGTGGATTTAATTCCCTGCCTACTTTAGCAACTAGAGAAGGTATTTCCTTGTTCTAGAAACGCTCTGAGACTCTGCAGTGCTAAGCTATTGGAaggtaatgaaagaaaaaggccCGTTCCCTTCTAGTTGTCTGGAGAGAGCTGTTAGAGGCTGCCACTCTTCTCAGCCCCAGAACTTTATCCCAGGCTCATTGTGGGCCAAGGCTGGAGGGACTCGTTGTACGAGACGGCTCACATACTTTCAGTTCAAGGGTCTGCTCGTATTGTAGTGCACTTCATTACACCTGGAGCAGCAAGAATGTCCTACGCCACTCTATGTTGCTCCTGATGGTCTTcctttttcactcttttcagTCTCATATGTGAGAAGTGTTTTTGTCTGAATTGATCGTGCATCAGCTGAAATAAGAACAAACTATTGCTACTGATCATCTCACGTATTCGCTTTCTAGAAAGCATATTGCATTCTTGATTTCAGTTTGGCTCTGTCTGATGCTATGTTGTTACTCTATTGGTGTGCTGCTACTCAGTACAGACTCCCAGGTTTCCGCTCTGCAGCCAGATCAGTCGAGCTGCAGGTGGCCTAGTCAACACGAGCGTGAAGTGAAAGCGATAAGGCCAGCTCAGCAATGTTGGCCAGTCCTGCAGAGCAAGTCTGGGCTCACTCAGAAGGTGCATGGTAGTGTGAAAGGCCGGGCAGTCTCTAAAGCCAAAGCTGCTCTGTGAAACAGGTAGATCAATTGAATATGAAGGACTTGTTCTGACATTGTAGCCTGTTGCTAGAAAATGATGTCCTGATGAAAGAGTTACTACTTGGCACAACAAGAATGGTGGGcaatgagaaagagaaacatgGGTCAAATGTTGCACAAACTACTTAGTATTAGAGAtcccaagaagaaaataatccaAGAGTACAGGGAAATGGATGCTGCAATGTTGATTTACCCTTGTCCTTTTGGTGCCTTCTGCAGATCTCAGCTTGCCAAGTATCTTTCTTGTTGCTagcagaatatttatttttttctcttcttcttgtAGAAAATTTTACTATATCACGCTGCTGAGAGACCCCGTATCTCGTTACCTCAGCGAATGGCGTCACGTCCAACGAGGGGCTACGTGGAAGACATCCTTGCACATGTGTGATGGCAGGACACCAACTCCTGAAGAGCTGCCTTCATGCTATGAAGGCACAGACTGGTCAGGCTGCACGCTGCAGGAGTTCATGGATTGCCCATATAATTTGGCCAACAACCGCCAAGTGAGGATGTTGGCTGACTTGAGCTTAGTGGGCTGCTATAACATGTCTTTCATCCCTGAGAACAAGCGAGCACAGATCCTGCTAGAGAGCGCAAAAAAGAACCTCAAAGACATGGCCTTCTTCGGCCTGACGGAGTTCCAGAGAAAGACTCAGTACCTGTTTGAGAGAACTTTTAATCTGAAATTCATCAGGCCCTTTATGCAGTACAACAGTACACGGGCAGGTGGGGTGGAGGTGGATAATGACACCATACGGAGGATTGAGGAGCTCAATGACTTGGACATGCAGCTCTATGACTATGCAAAGGACCTCTTCCAACAGCGCTACCAGTACAAACGGCAGCTGGAGAGGATGGAGCAGAGGATAAAGAATCGGGAAGAGAGGCTTCTTCACCGGTCCAATGAAGCACTTCCCAAGGAAGAGACCGAAGAGCAAGGACGCTTGCCCACTGAGGACTACATGAGCCATATTATAGAGAAGTGGTAGCCTAGGCAGACTTTTATATTGATGAGATTCTAGAGTTTCCATATAAAAGATCAtggaagtaaaattaaaaaaaaacaacaaaaaaaaatattttatttaaaagcacgTCTGTAAAACAGAAGATAGATTGCTTCCTTAAGCATAGGgtctttttactgtttcttaCAAGACCGAtgagattcttaaaaaaataaataaatacataaaaatagaaaagggtCAACATTATGATGCAGAAgtaaaaaatgcacaaatgcaGTTACCAACTCTTAAGGCCAAATACAAAAGAACGTTTCTTATCCTCCCGATTCAGACATAAATTGACagaagtaggatttttttttatatctgtttATCCCCTAAGCATAATGATATGAAgatgcaaaagtaaaaaaaaaaaaaaaaaaaaaaaaaaaaaaaaaaaaagaaagaaagaaaaaaaaagaaaagggaggttTTCTTCTGTGGATATTTTTGGAGGTGGGATGGAAATTGTACTGTTTGAAAGTAAATGGTAACAGTGACTAAGTTGAGGATGTGCTATCCTCTCAGGCTGTGATCTAAGCACAAGGGTAGTTGCTCAGTTTCAGCTGGCAGCCACTGCCAGAAAGTAGAGCATcgtaaaaataaaagaagaaaaacatcagagGATGAGAAACATTAAAGCAAATTGACTGTGGCCTGGGAGATGTACTTAGCACAGTGGTTTTGATACATTGCACTGGTATCAAATATACATAAGCAACTTCACCATAAAAATAATAGGGAATTCATGCACAAAGCTCCCCAGATTTGTTTCACAGGCAGGTCCCAAAACAAGTTAAAAGCCAACCTAATTCCACATAGGCTCAGACATGCCATTCGTCACCCCACACAGCTGCAGTTCATGCCTTCATCAGTATAATGTGTTAACAGCCCATGCAAAACCCTATCCTACATATTAAACAAGGGAGAGCAAGTTAAATAGCAATAGTTCCTCATACATCTGCAGGACCTTTTCCAGGAAGATTCTGCAAATGCTCAGTCATTAATGGCGACGCGATAAAGGggtgattttgttttgttcattgcTATATAAAATAGGTGACTACAACAAAAATGTATATGTACCCATATCCGCATTTTTAAGTTagttttacttgtttttatcAAGAAAGAATGGGTATCAGCCTAGTTCCAGTGAAGTCAGTAGAACTGATTTCAATGGAAACAGGATGGGGCTTTATTCCAGAGCTGTAAACATTTCTGACTGTGGGTCTGAATAAATTATGAGACTGTGAACATTGTCTTTCGGCAGAATGCCTGTTCCACAGTCTTCCTTTAGATGAACAAGCTGGGTTCATAAAACTGGAAAGGAGAATCATGGAAAATGTTT
This Rhea pennata isolate bPtePen1 chromosome 9, bPtePen1.pri, whole genome shotgun sequence DNA region includes the following protein-coding sequences:
- the HS6ST1 gene encoding heparan-sulfate 6-O-sulfotransferase 1: MKRAGRTMVERTSKFLLIVAVSVCFMLILYQYVGPGLSLGSPSGRSYSEELDLFPTPDPHYVKKYYFPVRELERELAFDMKGEDVIVFLHIQKTGGTTFGRHLVQNVRLEVPCDCRPGQKKCTCYRPNRRETWLFSRFSTGWSCGLHADWTELTNCVPGVLDRRESAAAKAPRKFYYITLLRDPVSRYLSEWRHVQRGATWKTSLHMCDGRTPTPEELPSCYEGTDWSGCTLQEFMDCPYNLANNRQVRMLADLSLVGCYNMSFIPENKRAQILLESAKKNLKDMAFFGLTEFQRKTQYLFERTFNLKFIRPFMQYNSTRAGGVEVDNDTIRRIEELNDLDMQLYDYAKDLFQQRYQYKRQLERMEQRIKNREERLLHRSNEALPKEETEEQGRLPTEDYMSHIIEKW